A genomic segment from Gemmatimonas aurantiaca encodes:
- a CDS encoding TIGR00730 family Rossman fold protein yields MSTNDPSPSFTPPRPLRRIGIYCASNEGARPVYVDAARRVGALVARRGLGIVYGGGRTGLMGAVADAALEAGGEVIGVMPHGLVEREVAHTGLTALRVVDSMHERKAMMAELADAFLVLPGGIGTFEEFFETWSWAQLGVHRKPIGLLDVEAFWHPLQALLDQVEQEGFLRGTPRYWLQQHHDPEALLSLLETFEAPVARRWLRLGET; encoded by the coding sequence ATGAGCACCAACGATCCCTCTCCGTCGTTCACCCCGCCGCGTCCCTTGCGGCGCATCGGCATCTACTGCGCGTCGAACGAAGGTGCGCGGCCCGTGTATGTGGACGCGGCACGACGAGTGGGTGCACTCGTGGCGCGCCGCGGACTCGGGATCGTGTATGGCGGAGGACGCACGGGACTCATGGGCGCGGTGGCCGATGCCGCGCTCGAGGCCGGTGGCGAGGTCATCGGTGTCATGCCCCATGGTCTCGTGGAGCGGGAAGTCGCGCACACCGGCCTCACCGCGCTGCGGGTGGTCGACTCGATGCATGAGCGCAAAGCCATGATGGCCGAACTGGCCGATGCGTTCCTGGTGCTTCCCGGCGGCATCGGCACGTTCGAAGAATTTTTCGAGACCTGGAGCTGGGCGCAGCTCGGCGTGCATCGCAAGCCCATCGGTCTCCTGGACGTGGAAGCGTTCTGGCATCCGCTGCAGGCGTTGCTCGACCAGGTGGAGCAGGAAGGATTTCTGCGCGGCACGCCCCGATACTGGCTGCAGCAGCATCACGATCCCGAAGCGTTGCTTTCGCTGCTGGAGACGTTCGAGGCGCCTGTCGCCCGTCGCTGGCTGCGGCTGGGCGAGACCTGA
- a CDS encoding DUF2156 domain-containing protein: MRGEGSPSDTVLAIVHAEGRTATAFRALGRDMTVVFPEPGSFVAYAEVPGGVVTAGEPVGPPERLVPVVEAFAAQYTLQDIARHTAQHITQHAGLQRRRVTFFATEGRLMQSRRLDRWLIGEQPVWDPREWAMHLRTHRSLREQLRRAKAKGVVSHRIDAACVMQPEWRAAFDALIRRWHATRSMPAMRFLVDVDLTAGWPWRRTYVAIRDNRLAGLLSMAPVPARRGWLLEHLLRDPDAPNGTAELLVDHAMRDLSAEHAPWATLGLAPLHGPIAPWLTTVRRLSRPLFNFMGLSAFKRKLRPTSWEPILMAWPREQAGWRALWDSLRAFAGGPLWRFGVRTIGRGPAPLLQLLEWLLIPWTLLLAFAPTSPWFPSPHVHAAWVVFDAALVLALRRLRLESSRRGVEARRRAAQLATGLALAVSGDAMLTMTEALVWNVPHRLGPGGWTLLLVACLAPALTAPVLWGASRRLRILATMPPTCPAPEPTP; this comes from the coding sequence ATGAGGGGTGAAGGTAGCCCGTCCGATACGGTCCTCGCCATCGTGCATGCCGAGGGGCGCACCGCGACGGCTTTCCGCGCACTCGGCCGCGATATGACCGTGGTGTTCCCCGAACCGGGATCGTTCGTCGCCTATGCCGAGGTGCCCGGCGGGGTGGTGACCGCCGGAGAACCGGTGGGCCCACCGGAGCGGCTGGTGCCCGTCGTGGAGGCCTTCGCCGCGCAGTACACCCTGCAGGACATCGCGCGGCACACCGCACAGCACATCACGCAACACGCCGGCCTGCAACGCCGCCGCGTCACGTTCTTCGCCACCGAAGGACGACTCATGCAATCGCGCCGACTCGATCGCTGGTTGATCGGCGAGCAGCCGGTGTGGGATCCGCGGGAATGGGCGATGCATCTGCGCACCCATCGGTCGCTGCGCGAGCAGTTGCGTCGTGCGAAGGCCAAGGGCGTCGTCAGTCACCGGATCGACGCGGCGTGTGTGATGCAACCGGAATGGCGTGCGGCGTTCGACGCACTCATCCGACGCTGGCATGCCACGCGCAGCATGCCGGCCATGCGCTTTCTGGTAGACGTGGATCTGACGGCGGGTTGGCCGTGGCGCCGGACGTACGTGGCGATCCGTGACAATCGTCTGGCGGGGCTGCTGTCGATGGCACCCGTTCCGGCGCGCCGCGGATGGCTGCTGGAGCATCTGTTGCGCGATCCGGATGCGCCGAATGGCACGGCGGAGCTGCTGGTCGATCACGCCATGCGCGATCTGAGCGCCGAACATGCGCCGTGGGCGACACTGGGGCTCGCACCGTTGCACGGACCGATCGCGCCGTGGCTGACCACGGTACGTCGTCTGTCGCGCCCGCTGTTCAACTTCATGGGCCTCTCCGCCTTCAAACGCAAACTGCGGCCCACGTCGTGGGAACCGATCCTGATGGCCTGGCCCCGGGAGCAAGCCGGATGGCGGGCCCTGTGGGACAGTCTGCGGGCGTTTGCCGGTGGTCCGCTCTGGCGATTCGGCGTGCGCACGATCGGCCGCGGGCCCGCGCCATTGCTGCAGCTCCTGGAGTGGCTCCTCATTCCGTGGACGCTGTTGCTGGCGTTCGCGCCCACGTCACCGTGGTTTCCATCTCCGCACGTGCACGCAGCGTGGGTGGTGTTCGACGCGGCGCTGGTGCTGGCTCTGCGTCGCCTGCGTCTGGAGTCGTCGCGACGTGGCGTGGAGGCACGGCGCCGTGCGGCCCAGCTCGCCACCGGGCTCGCCCTGGCGGTGTCGGGCGACGCCATGCTCACCATGACGGAAGCGTTGGTGTGGAATGTGCCGCACCGGCTGGGGCCGGGAGGCTGGACCCTGCTGCTGGTGGCCTGTCTCGCGCCGGCGCTCACGGCGCCGGTGTTGTGGGGCGCGTCGCGCCGCCTGAGAATCCTGGCCACGATGCCGCCGACCTGTCCGGCGCCGGAGCCGACCCCGTAG
- the mnmE gene encoding tRNA uridine-5-carboxymethylaminomethyl(34) synthesis GTPase MnmE, whose product MRREHTTDDTRTMSQDGSTSHFTSLLPGDDDTIVALATAPGRGAVALIRLSGARAVIIARALGAYASGQPEARHALRAMLHDPHTHEPLDDVLVTWFAPPRSYTGEEVVEITTHGGTIAPSRVQAACIAAGARPALPGEFTRRAVLNGRLDLLQAEAVADIIDARTSAMQEQALAQLDGGLSRRLLALREDVVHLEALIAYDIDFPEEDDGPIARSRVTDAARSLRDALDALLRTAPGGALVRDGALVVLAGPPNAGKSSLFNALLGQSRAIVTAVPGTTRDAIEALLDRRPMPLRLVDTAGLRDTEDPVERLGIEVSHRYLAEAHVVLACGDHPDDVMRTFDVVRTRTTGAVLAVRTKWDLREGDGWVGHRDALRDVLCVSAETGAGLAELLAAIDRAIQDTAPVSTTGDVVITRERHRHGLTRARDEVTAFLEVWSAQALPAPVAAVHLLSARDALGELIGTIDTEDVLDRVFRDFCIGK is encoded by the coding sequence GGCGCGGTGGCGCTGATTCGACTCTCGGGGGCGCGGGCGGTGATCATCGCTCGCGCCCTTGGTGCATATGCGTCGGGCCAACCCGAGGCACGCCATGCCCTGCGCGCGATGCTGCACGATCCGCACACGCACGAGCCACTCGACGACGTGCTCGTCACCTGGTTCGCGCCGCCGCGCTCCTATACCGGCGAAGAGGTCGTGGAGATCACGACACATGGCGGCACCATCGCGCCCAGTCGTGTGCAGGCCGCGTGCATTGCCGCGGGGGCCCGTCCGGCACTGCCCGGGGAGTTCACGCGCCGTGCGGTGCTCAATGGACGTCTCGATCTACTGCAGGCCGAAGCCGTCGCCGACATCATCGATGCACGCACCTCGGCCATGCAGGAACAGGCGCTGGCACAACTCGATGGTGGACTCTCGCGGCGGCTGCTCGCACTGCGCGAGGACGTGGTGCATCTGGAAGCGCTGATCGCCTACGACATCGACTTCCCCGAAGAAGACGACGGACCGATCGCGCGATCGCGGGTCACCGATGCGGCCCGATCCCTGCGGGATGCACTCGATGCGCTGCTGCGCACGGCGCCAGGTGGCGCGCTGGTGCGGGACGGCGCGCTGGTGGTGCTCGCGGGCCCACCCAATGCCGGCAAGTCGTCGCTGTTCAATGCACTGCTGGGGCAATCGCGCGCCATCGTCACCGCGGTGCCCGGCACGACCCGTGATGCGATCGAAGCGCTGCTCGATCGCCGGCCCATGCCGCTCCGTCTCGTGGATACCGCGGGCTTGCGTGACACCGAGGATCCGGTCGAACGGCTCGGCATCGAGGTCAGCCACCGCTATCTGGCCGAAGCCCACGTGGTGCTGGCCTGTGGCGATCATCCGGACGACGTGATGCGCACGTTCGATGTCGTGCGGACGCGCACCACCGGCGCCGTGCTGGCCGTGCGGACCAAGTGGGATCTGCGGGAAGGCGACGGATGGGTGGGTCATCGCGACGCGCTGCGCGATGTGCTCTGCGTGAGCGCGGAAACGGGGGCTGGTCTTGCGGAACTGCTCGCGGCCATCGATCGCGCCATCCAGGATACGGCGCCGGTATCGACGACCGGCGACGTGGTGATCACCCGTGAGCGGCATCGTCATGGACTCACACGCGCCCGCGATGAGGTGACGGCGTTTCTCGAGGTGTGGTCCGCGCAGGCGTTGCCGGCTCCGGTTGCCGCGGTGCATCTTCTGAGCGCACGGGATGCCCTCGGTGAACTCATCGGCACGATCGACACTGAGGATGTGCTCGATCGGGTGTTCCGGGATTTTTGTATCGGGAAGTGA
- the upp gene encoding uracil phosphoribosyltransferase, with amino-acid sequence MSSPLDFPTLSIVDHPLVRHKLTLLRDRATPTKQFKELVDEIAMLMAYEATRDLVLEPIPVETPLETTNGWSVRGKKLTLVPILRAGLGMVEGILRLIPSARVGHIGLYRDHDTLEPVDYYFKVPGDVSERDFLLLDPMLATGGSASAAVSSLKRAGASRIRFLCLVAAREGVARLSKDHPDVPILAASLDRQLNEHGYILPGLGDAGDRLFGTR; translated from the coding sequence ATGTCTTCCCCGCTCGACTTTCCCACGCTGAGCATCGTAGACCACCCGCTGGTGCGTCACAAGCTCACGCTGCTGCGCGACCGCGCCACGCCCACGAAGCAGTTCAAGGAACTCGTGGACGAGATCGCCATGCTGATGGCGTACGAAGCCACCCGGGATCTGGTGCTCGAACCGATACCGGTGGAAACACCGCTCGAGACCACGAATGGCTGGAGTGTGCGCGGGAAGAAACTCACGCTGGTGCCCATTCTGCGTGCCGGACTGGGCATGGTGGAAGGCATTCTGCGCCTGATCCCGTCGGCACGCGTGGGACATATCGGTCTCTACCGCGATCACGACACCCTCGAGCCGGTGGACTATTACTTCAAGGTGCCCGGCGACGTGAGCGAACGGGATTTCCTGCTGCTCGATCCCATGCTCGCCACCGGCGGCAGTGCCTCGGCGGCCGTTTCCTCACTCAAGCGCGCGGGCGCGTCGCGGATCCGGTTTCTCTGTCTCGTGGCCGCACGGGAAGGTGTGGCACGGTTGTCGAAAGATCATCCCGACGTGCCCATTCTGGCCGCCTCGCTCGATCGCCAGCTCAACGAACACGGGTACATCCTGCCCGGTCTGGGTGACGCGGGCGACCGGTTGTTCGGCACGCGGTGA
- a CDS encoding YdcF family protein gives MARARRFSYRQLIASTLVGAFMAWLLCLGAIVYWSRGSAAGPADAIVVLGAAQYGGRPSPVLRARLDHALELWRADRAPWMVLTGGRRPGDLISEAAAGRRYLVRRGVPNQTIMLEPAGRTSLASMQGASALLLALRDSLTSAPPPKGKPARAPLADRPRVLLVSDPFHMLRLDLLARLHGLQPMPSPTRTSPISANRAVLEYMVRESIALPTDLALMLWLKLTGRQIVDG, from the coding sequence ATGGCCCGCGCGCGTCGCTTTTCCTATCGCCAACTCATCGCCAGCACGCTGGTCGGCGCCTTCATGGCGTGGCTGCTGTGTCTCGGGGCGATCGTGTACTGGTCGAGAGGATCGGCGGCAGGTCCCGCCGACGCCATCGTCGTGCTGGGCGCGGCGCAGTATGGCGGTCGCCCCTCACCCGTGCTGCGCGCGCGTCTCGATCATGCGCTGGAACTGTGGCGTGCCGACCGTGCCCCATGGATGGTGCTCACCGGTGGCCGGCGTCCGGGCGATCTGATCAGCGAAGCCGCGGCGGGCCGACGCTATCTCGTGCGTCGTGGTGTGCCCAATCAGACGATCATGCTCGAGCCGGCCGGCCGGACATCGTTGGCGTCGATGCAGGGCGCATCGGCGCTGCTGCTCGCGCTGCGGGATTCACTGACGTCGGCACCCCCGCCGAAGGGAAAACCCGCCCGCGCGCCACTCGCCGACCGTCCGCGGGTGCTGCTGGTGAGCGATCCGTTTCATATGCTGCGTCTCGATCTGCTGGCCCGCCTGCACGGGTTGCAGCCGATGCCGTCACCGACGCGCACCAGTCCCATTTCGGCCAATCGCGCGGTGCTCGAATACATGGTGCGCGAGTCGATCGCGTTGCCGACCGATCTCGCGCTCATGTTGTGGCTCAAACTGACCGGTCGACAGATCGTCGACGGGTGA
- a CDS encoding MBL fold metallo-hydrolase produces MHIEFSGAAQEVTGSCHILRVGQRTVLLDCGMFQGKRSESRAKNMRLPLPVEEIDAIVLSHAHIDHAGRLPYLVAQGYKNSIWATSATRDLCAIMLADSAHIQEKDADYLARHRDEHIEPLYRVEDATRTLERMIGMPYHKWFDVTDGVRAMFTDAGHILGSASVTLELREGDTFRRLVFSGDIGRNGLAIIRDPEPPTTGADVVICESTYGNRDHESVDGAKEQLARVVRETAARGGRVLIPAFAVGRTQELVYDLHSLRREGKIPAIPIFIDSPLATDATSVFAMHPEVFDHSEDLIRRTSDLFEFPMVTFTRDVAESKRLNTLHGPMIVIAASGMAESGRILHHLQYGASDPRNTILIVGFQAEHTLGRRIVERRENLRIFGEDVPLAAQVEVLLGYSAHADRGELLRWVEAVRAAGKADGRSDPAVYLVHGETEAQQAFAERLRGDGFRVEIPAPGTIAPL; encoded by the coding sequence ATGCACATTGAATTCTCGGGAGCCGCCCAGGAAGTCACCGGCTCCTGTCATATCCTCCGCGTCGGCCAGCGGACCGTCCTGTTGGACTGTGGCATGTTCCAGGGCAAGCGCAGCGAATCGCGCGCCAAGAACATGCGTCTGCCGCTCCCGGTCGAAGAGATCGACGCCATCGTGCTGTCGCACGCGCACATCGATCACGCCGGCCGCCTGCCCTACCTGGTCGCGCAGGGCTACAAGAACAGCATCTGGGCCACGTCGGCCACGCGCGATCTCTGCGCCATCATGCTCGCCGATTCGGCGCACATCCAGGAAAAGGACGCCGACTATCTCGCGCGCCACCGGGACGAGCACATCGAGCCGCTCTATCGCGTGGAAGACGCCACGCGCACGCTCGAACGCATGATCGGCATGCCGTACCACAAATGGTTCGATGTCACCGACGGTGTGCGAGCCATGTTCACCGATGCCGGCCACATCCTCGGCAGCGCTTCCGTCACGCTGGAACTGCGCGAAGGCGATACGTTCCGGCGCCTCGTGTTTTCGGGCGACATCGGCCGCAACGGGCTGGCCATCATCCGCGATCCCGAACCGCCGACCACGGGCGCGGATGTCGTCATCTGTGAAAGCACGTACGGCAACCGCGATCATGAATCCGTGGACGGGGCGAAGGAGCAACTGGCGCGGGTGGTGCGCGAAACGGCCGCGCGCGGCGGCCGGGTGCTCATTCCCGCGTTCGCCGTGGGGCGTACGCAGGAACTGGTGTACGATCTGCACAGTCTGCGTCGGGAGGGAAAGATCCCGGCCATTCCGATCTTCATCGATTCGCCGCTGGCCACCGATGCGACGTCGGTTTTTGCGATGCACCCCGAAGTGTTCGATCACAGCGAGGATCTCATCCGGCGCACGAGCGATCTCTTCGAATTCCCGATGGTGACGTTCACGCGCGATGTCGCCGAATCGAAGCGGCTGAACACGCTGCATGGACCGATGATCGTGATCGCGGCGTCGGGCATGGCCGAATCCGGACGCATTCTGCATCATCTGCAGTACGGCGCGAGCGATCCCCGCAACACCATTCTCATCGTCGGATTCCAGGCCGAACACACGCTCGGCCGGCGCATCGTGGAGCGTCGTGAGAACCTGCGCATCTTCGGTGAAGACGTGCCATTGGCCGCGCAGGTGGAAGTGTTGCTGGGCTACAGTGCACACGCCGATCGCGGCGAGCTGCTGCGCTGGGTGGAAGCGGTGCGCGCCGCGGGGAAAGCCGATGGCCGGAGCGATCCCGCGGTGTATCTGGTGCACGGGGAAACGGAGGCGCAGCAGGCGTTCGCCGAACGTCTGCGCGGGGACGGATTCCGTGTCGAGATCCCCGCACCAGGGACGATCGCTCCGCTCTGA
- a CDS encoding DUF2225 domain-containing protein yields the protein MTTLDLIDLTCPVCARAFRSQTVVATNGHGGKRTDFHERATGMQPLPYFVHLCIQCGYAGVTRDFNDEVVLSDLLREYVWDDLAPVLHQTFPSGSLKYEHAAKVAEWQGYEPRYLADLYLRAAWCCVDEQDTEAERFFRRKAAWRFMDALAAFDNVATDERAVITYLVGELWRRIGDERQAAAWFDRVITEITDPVEQSWVMATAHQQKTDPREWFS from the coding sequence ATGACGACTCTCGATCTCATTGACCTCACCTGCCCCGTCTGCGCGCGCGCGTTCCGCTCGCAAACGGTCGTGGCGACCAATGGACATGGCGGCAAGCGCACCGATTTCCACGAACGCGCCACGGGAATGCAACCGTTGCCGTATTTCGTCCATCTGTGCATCCAGTGCGGATATGCCGGCGTGACGCGCGATTTCAACGACGAGGTGGTGCTCAGCGATCTGCTGCGCGAATACGTCTGGGATGATCTCGCACCCGTGCTGCATCAGACGTTTCCGTCGGGCTCGCTCAAATACGAACATGCGGCCAAAGTGGCCGAATGGCAGGGGTATGAACCGCGTTATCTCGCCGATCTGTATCTGCGTGCGGCGTGGTGTTGCGTGGACGAGCAGGACACCGAGGCCGAGCGCTTCTTCCGTCGCAAAGCCGCCTGGCGCTTCATGGATGCCCTCGCTGCGTTCGACAATGTCGCGACGGACGAGCGGGCCGTGATCACGTATCTGGTGGGAGAACTCTGGCGCCGGATCGGCGACGAACGACAGGCCGCCGCATGGTTCGACCGCGTGATCACCGAAATCACCGATCCCGTCGAACAGAGCTGGGTGATGGCGACCGCGCACCAGCAGAAGACCGATCCGCGCGAATGGTTTTCCTGA
- a CDS encoding DUF1016 N-terminal domain-containing protein, which yields MTQRILRNVVHVAQTANATLTMLYWHVGHRLHEEVLKDGRAEYGEQILPTLSAKLVRDYGQGFSARNLAHIPDVKVLQAQLHRAVELARERTAGPALPPPDARNTPRPKPGRKKGRVDDNE from the coding sequence GTGACGCAGCGCATCTTGAGGAACGTCGTCCATGTCGCGCAAACAGCCAACGCCACGCTGACGATGCTGTATTGGCATGTCGGCCATCGTCTGCACGAGGAAGTTCTGAAAGACGGCAGGGCCGAGTACGGCGAGCAGATTTTGCCGACACTGTCGGCAAAATTGGTGCGGGACTACGGTCAGGGGTTCAGCGCCCGGAACCTGGCCCATATCCCCGATGTGAAGGTGTTACAAGCACAGCTGCATCGCGCCGTCGAATTGGCACGCGAACGGACAGCCGGACCAGCTTTGCCGCCTCCCGATGCACGCAACACCCCCCGACCGAAACCCGGGCGGAAAAAAGGGCGTGTCGATGACAACGAATGA